The Polaribacter tangerinus genome has a segment encoding these proteins:
- a CDS encoding LytTR family DNA-binding domain-containing protein — protein MMKGIVIDDELLARTVLKELAAQLPDVTIVADFPNAMSAIKYLNSNDVDFIFLDIHMPDFDGFDFLESLKKTPKVVLTTSDDQQALKAFKYKFVVDYILKPLELDRFKDSIDKLKSFMIVKERNDEVKEEKKNVYQDFLFVNVDKRLIKITFSDILIIQASRNYILLKTANQTYKVHSPLKKILTKLPPQDFLRIHKSFIVNLNSVVDIEDNSILIGKEVIPVGKTYRAKLKKRLNLL, from the coding sequence ATGATGAAAGGTATAGTAATAGATGATGAGCTTCTTGCAAGAACAGTTTTAAAAGAGCTCGCAGCCCAGTTGCCAGACGTAACTATTGTTGCAGATTTTCCGAATGCAATGAGTGCCATAAAGTATTTGAATTCTAATGACGTAGATTTTATATTTTTAGATATTCACATGCCAGATTTTGATGGCTTCGATTTTTTAGAAAGTTTAAAAAAAACACCCAAAGTAGTACTTACCACCTCAGACGATCAACAAGCTTTAAAAGCTTTTAAATATAAATTTGTGGTAGATTATATTCTTAAGCCACTAGAGTTAGATAGGTTTAAAGACTCTATCGACAAATTAAAATCTTTTATGATTGTAAAAGAGCGTAATGATGAGGTTAAAGAAGAAAAAAAGAATGTATATCAAGATTTTTTGTTTGTAAACGTAGACAAAAGATTGATAAAAATTACCTTTTCAGATATTCTTATCATCCAAGCAAGCAGAAACTATATTCTTTTAAAAACAGCCAATCAAACATACAAAGTACATAGTCCTCTAAAAAAGATTTTAACAAAGTTGCCTCCTCAAGATTTTTTAAGAATCCATAAGTCTTTTATCGTTAATTTAAATAGTGTTGTAGATATAGAAGACAACAGTATTTTAATTGGTAAAGAGGTTATTCCTGTAGGAAAAACATACAGAGCAAAACTAAAAAAGAGGCTCAACCTTTTATAA
- a CDS encoding response regulator gives MEKQNLKILLIDDDPIEALKFNRAVSDSSHHKIEVVTDGDAAMEKLETFRPNIILLDLNMPLTDGIEFLGFLKSNDSLRQIPVIILTTSDNDSDLRYCYNIGIAGYMIKPLSYEAYEEKIRGILNYWSLNNFVKA, from the coding sequence ATGGAAAAACAAAACTTAAAAATTTTACTAATTGATGATGATCCTATTGAAGCTTTAAAATTCAATAGAGCAGTTTCCGACTCCTCACACCATAAAATTGAGGTGGTTACAGATGGAGATGCTGCTATGGAAAAGCTAGAAACCTTTCGACCTAATATAATTTTACTAGACTTAAATATGCCATTAACAGATGGCATAGAATTTTTAGGTTTTTTAAAGTCAAATGATAGTTTACGACAAATTCCTGTTATTATTTTAACCACCTCAGACAATGACTCCGATTTACGTTATTGTTATAACATTGGTATTGCGGGCTATATGATTAAGCCATTGAGCTATGAGGCTTATGAAGAAAAAATTAGAGGGATTTTAAATTATTGGAGTTTAAATAACTTTGTAAAAGCCTAG
- a CDS encoding MFS transporter, with protein sequence MSERIKKVPFGQKVAFGVGMLANQMFPAALGIFMVVLVQDLGFPGWMWGIIYFFPRMFDSFTDPIMGYISDNTKSRWGRRRQYVVLGGLIMGIAFIIMWQLYRESGIDYNFIYFMFWSFIFYLGLTIFSVPYVAMGYEMSDDFHERTSIMATAQWIGQWAWVIAPWFWVIMYDAEWFDSAEIATRSLAFWVGIIFAICAIIPGIFIKSKSTLQEDYAPLNIKSIGNSLKEIGAGFLTAFKMKPFRQLCIATFLVYNAFMTIASFSFFIIVYHLFAGDANNAGIWPTLFGCLGALGTTFFVIPIVTRMSKSLGKKRAFIISQGISIVGYVMLWFLFVPGKPYLFIFALPLFSFGIGSLFLLMMSMTADVIDLDELNTGLRREGTFGAIYWLMVKFGFAIAGGLSGLIMSFVGFDSGAVIQPEGAVDGLRLAFSGIPILGTTIAMFIMKDYNITEEKANKVSLQLAINRKKALQN encoded by the coding sequence ATGTCAGAAAGAATAAAAAAAGTTCCGTTTGGTCAAAAAGTTGCCTTTGGAGTAGGGATGTTAGCAAATCAAATGTTTCCCGCAGCACTGGGAATTTTTATGGTTGTTTTGGTACAAGATCTAGGTTTTCCAGGTTGGATGTGGGGAATTATCTATTTCTTCCCTAGAATGTTCGACTCTTTTACAGATCCAATTATGGGCTACATATCAGACAATACAAAGTCTAGATGGGGCAGAAGGCGGCAATATGTTGTTCTCGGAGGTTTAATTATGGGAATTGCCTTTATAATTATGTGGCAACTTTATAGAGAAAGTGGTATAGATTACAACTTTATCTATTTTATGTTTTGGTCTTTTATTTTTTATCTCGGACTCACCATTTTTAGTGTTCCTTATGTAGCAATGGGATACGAAATGAGTGATGATTTTCACGAGCGAACAAGTATTATGGCTACTGCACAATGGATTGGTCAATGGGCTTGGGTTATAGCTCCATGGTTTTGGGTAATTATGTATGATGCCGAATGGTTTGATTCTGCAGAAATAGCAACGAGGTCGTTGGCATTTTGGGTAGGAATTATTTTTGCGATTTGCGCAATAATACCCGGTATTTTTATAAAAAGTAAATCGACATTACAGGAAGATTACGCTCCTTTAAATATAAAAAGCATTGGAAATAGTTTAAAAGAAATAGGAGCTGGTTTTTTAACAGCTTTTAAAATGAAGCCATTTAGGCAACTTTGTATCGCTACTTTTTTAGTTTATAATGCGTTTATGACAATTGCCTCTTTTTCTTTCTTTATTATTGTATATCATCTTTTTGCCGGAGATGCAAATAATGCTGGAATATGGCCAACTCTTTTTGGTTGTTTAGGAGCTTTAGGAACTACTTTTTTTGTAATTCCTATAGTAACAAGAATGTCTAAAAGTCTCGGAAAAAAAAGAGCGTTTATTATTTCTCAGGGAATATCTATTGTGGGTTATGTAATGCTATGGTTTTTATTTGTACCAGGCAAACCATATCTTTTTATTTTTGCCTTACCACTATTTTCTTTTGGAATTGGTAGTTTGTTTTTACTTATGATGTCGATGACTGCAGATGTTATAGATTTAGATGAATTAAATACTGGTTTAAGACGAGAGGGAACTTTTGGTGCAATATATTGGTTAATGGTAAAGTTTGGTTTTGCAATTGCAGGAGGTTTAAGCGGATTAATAATGAGCTTTGTTGGTTTCGATTCTGGTGCAGTTATTCAGCCCGAAGGAGCTGTAGATGGCTTGCGATTGGCATTTTCAGGAATTCCTATTTTAGGAACAACCATTGCAATGTTTATTATGAAAGACTATAATATTACAGAAGAAAAAGCAAATAAAGTGAGTTTGCAGTTAGCAATAAACAGAAAAAAAGCACTACAAAATTAA
- a CDS encoding PAS domain S-box protein has product MVYDKDNKPLIAQGIVRDITGDRLAEESLKKSESRLYNIISNLETGILLEDEDGKIVLTNSQFCKLINIKSTPKELIGKDCYGEFLKSKDIFKDPTSIFKRIGNIISKKIKTLGEEIVLKDGTILERDFVPITVNNVYYGHLWSYKDVTLNRNYYKSLEIEKEKYRSTIANMNLGLLEVDLDDKIILANNSFTEISGYSQEELLGKVARDLLAVSDQKEVINNEILKREKGKSNKYEITILNKAGKKRIWLVSGAPNYNLKGELIGSIGIHLDITDLKNLEQQKAQMLQKLARSNQELEEYAHIVSHDLKSPLRSIHALLSWIKQDNLTHFDTQTLGNFDLLFRTVEKMESLITNVLEYSKVNANSVSNITLDLDELVKDCIEILMIPSHIDVRIIKKLPSIYADKTKIRQLFQNLISNAVKFSDKQKGYIEIDYKEKDAFYEFSIRDNGIGIKQKHFKNIFKVFQSLNPQKQSTGIGLSIVKKVVQIYGGEVWLTSTFGEGTTFYFTIRKE; this is encoded by the coding sequence GTGGTTTACGATAAAGATAATAAACCACTTATAGCACAAGGAATTGTTAGAGATATTACTGGAGATAGATTAGCAGAGGAAAGTTTAAAAAAATCTGAAAGCAGACTTTACAATATTATTTCAAACTTAGAAACAGGAATTTTACTAGAAGATGAAGATGGCAAAATTGTTTTGACCAATTCTCAATTTTGTAAGTTGATTAATATTAAGTCAACACCAAAAGAATTGATTGGAAAAGATTGTTATGGGGAGTTTTTAAAAAGCAAAGATATTTTTAAAGATCCTACTTCTATTTTTAAGAGAATTGGAAATATTATATCAAAAAAAATTAAAACATTAGGAGAAGAAATAGTTTTAAAAGATGGTACTATTTTAGAAAGAGATTTTGTGCCAATTACTGTAAATAATGTTTATTATGGTCATTTGTGGTCATATAAAGATGTTACTTTAAATAGAAATTATTACAAGAGTTTAGAGATAGAAAAAGAAAAGTATCGCAGTACAATTGCCAATATGAATTTAGGTTTATTAGAAGTAGATTTAGACGATAAGATAATTTTGGCAAATAACAGTTTTACCGAAATTTCTGGGTATTCTCAAGAAGAGTTACTAGGTAAAGTAGCTAGAGATTTACTGGCAGTAAGCGACCAAAAAGAGGTAATTAATAACGAAATACTAAAAAGAGAAAAAGGAAAATCGAATAAATACGAAATTACTATTTTAAACAAAGCAGGTAAAAAGAGAATATGGTTAGTTAGTGGTGCTCCAAATTATAATCTTAAAGGAGAATTAATTGGCTCTATTGGTATTCATTTAGATATTACAGATTTAAAAAACTTAGAGCAACAAAAAGCTCAAATGCTTCAAAAACTGGCCAGAAGTAATCAAGAATTAGAAGAATATGCACATATTGTTTCTCACGATTTAAAATCGCCATTAAGAAGTATTCATGCACTTTTATCGTGGATAAAGCAAGATAATTTAACTCATTTCGATACTCAAACTTTGGGTAATTTTGACCTTTTGTTTAGAACTGTTGAAAAAATGGAGAGCTTAATTACCAATGTTTTAGAATACTCTAAAGTAAATGCTAATTCAGTATCTAACATTACGTTAGATTTAGATGAGTTGGTAAAAGATTGTATAGAAATTTTAATGATTCCTTCTCATATAGATGTTCGTATTATTAAAAAATTACCCTCAATTTATGCCGATAAAACAAAGATAAGGCAGTTGTTTCAGAATTTAATAAGCAATGCAGTTAAGTTCTCAGACAAGCAAAAAGGGTACATAGAAATAGATTATAAAGAGAAAGATGCGTTTTATGAATTTAGTATTCGTGATAACGGAATAGGTATAAAACAAAAACATTTTAAAAATATATTTAAGGTGTTTCAATCTTTAAACCCACAAAAACAATCTACAGGAATAGGACTATCAATTGTTAAAAAAGTGGTGCAAATATATGGTGGAGAGGTATGGTTAACCTCTACATTCGGAGAAGGAACAACTTTTTATTTTACGATTAGAAAAGAATAA
- the glmM gene encoding phosphoglucosamine mutase yields MTLIKSISGIRGTIGGKPSENLTPIDAVKFAAAYGTFIKSRNVSKESLTVVIGRDARISGKMIASLVANTLVGLGINVIDLGLSTTPTVEVAVPLENADGGIILTASHNPKQWNALKLLNEKGEFLNGQEGEKILEIAENEDLTFAEVDNLGTYSKNNTYLDKHIQEVLNLELVDVDAIKNANFKVVVDGVNSTGGIFIPALLKALNVTCVELYCTPNGEFPHNPEPLKEHLTDISELVVKEQADLGIVVDPDVDRLAIISEDGSMFGEEYTLVACADYVLGKLGGGNTVSNLSSSRALRDVTKQHGGNYTAAAVGEVNVVQKMKETNTVIGGEGNGGIIYPASHYGRDSLVGVALFLSHLANKKVSCKTLRDSYPSYYMSKNKIELTPQINVDAILETMAKNYQNEEVNTIDGVKIDFKNKWIHLRKSNTEPIIRIYTEATSQKDADDLAVRFINEIKAIT; encoded by the coding sequence ATGACCTTAATAAAATCAATTTCAGGAATTAGAGGAACAATAGGTGGTAAACCATCAGAAAACTTAACCCCAATAGATGCTGTTAAATTTGCTGCAGCTTATGGGACTTTCATCAAAAGCCGAAATGTATCTAAAGAGTCCCTAACTGTTGTAATAGGAAGAGATGCAAGAATTTCTGGTAAAATGATTGCTAGTTTGGTAGCAAATACACTTGTTGGTCTAGGAATTAATGTAATCGATTTAGGGCTATCTACTACTCCTACAGTAGAGGTGGCTGTTCCATTAGAAAACGCAGACGGAGGTATCATACTAACTGCCTCACACAACCCAAAACAATGGAATGCTTTAAAGCTACTTAACGAAAAAGGAGAGTTTTTAAACGGACAAGAAGGAGAAAAGATTTTGGAGATAGCCGAAAATGAAGACCTTACTTTTGCTGAGGTCGATAATTTGGGGACTTACTCTAAAAACAATACGTATTTAGACAAACACATACAAGAAGTTTTAAATTTAGAATTGGTAGATGTAGATGCTATTAAAAATGCCAATTTTAAGGTGGTGGTTGATGGAGTAAATTCTACAGGAGGTATTTTTATTCCTGCACTATTAAAGGCTTTAAATGTAACTTGTGTAGAACTGTATTGTACACCAAACGGAGAATTTCCTCATAACCCAGAACCTCTTAAAGAGCACTTAACAGATATATCTGAATTGGTTGTTAAAGAACAAGCAGATTTAGGAATTGTGGTAGATCCTGACGTAGATAGATTGGCTATTATTTCTGAAGATGGTTCTATGTTTGGCGAAGAGTATACGTTGGTTGCCTGCGCAGATTATGTGTTGGGTAAGTTAGGTGGCGGAAACACTGTTTCTAATTTATCATCTTCAAGAGCGTTACGAGATGTAACCAAACAACACGGAGGTAATTATACTGCAGCAGCAGTAGGAGAGGTTAATGTAGTTCAGAAAATGAAAGAAACCAATACTGTAATTGGAGGAGAGGGAAATGGAGGTATTATTTACCCTGCTTCTCATTATGGTAGAGATTCTTTAGTAGGAGTGGCCCTGTTTTTATCTCATTTAGCCAATAAAAAAGTTTCTTGTAAAACGTTAAGAGATAGTTATCCTAGTTATTACATGAGTAAAAATAAGATTGAATTAACACCGCAAATTAATGTTGATGCAATTTTAGAAACGATGGCTAAAAACTATCAAAATGAAGAGGTTAACACTATAGATGGAGTAAAAATTGATTTTAAAAATAAATGGATTCATCTAAGAAAATCGAATACAGAGCCAATTATAAGAATATACACCGAAGCTACATCTCAGAAGGATGCAGATGATTTGGCTGTTCGATTTATAAATGAAATTAAAGCAATTACTTAA
- a CDS encoding lysophospholipid acyltransferase family protein, with protein MQFLIFAISYPFIWLLSKLPMRVLYLKSDIFYLLIFYVFGYRKKVVLENLQLAFPEKSIEELYNIRKKFFKHLMDLMMESVKAFSISENEILKRYRYKNPELVNNFAKQGKSIALVGAHQANWEWSTSLGKVIDIDCFGAYTKLNNKYFEKKVRSSREKFGVKGFKTSDMIKGMQKNFSENIQGLYILLSDQSPQPHKTYYWRNFFNVKVPVHTGAEMLSKRFDLVVINYVSKKVKRGYYETTFQLITDTPKSFDNYQITDKYTSLTEKNILAQPAFYLWSHKRFKHRDKVPKEFL; from the coding sequence ATGCAATTTTTAATTTTCGCAATTTCTTATCCTTTTATTTGGTTACTTTCTAAACTACCAATGAGAGTTTTATACCTAAAATCTGATATTTTTTACCTGCTGATTTTCTATGTTTTTGGATATCGTAAAAAAGTAGTTTTAGAAAATTTACAACTGGCTTTTCCAGAAAAATCAATAGAAGAGCTTTACAATATTCGTAAAAAGTTTTTTAAACATTTAATGGATTTGATGATGGAAAGTGTAAAAGCTTTTTCTATTTCTGAAAATGAGATTCTAAAAAGGTATCGATATAAGAACCCAGAGCTGGTTAATAATTTTGCAAAACAAGGAAAAAGTATTGCCTTAGTAGGTGCACACCAAGCAAATTGGGAGTGGTCTACCAGTTTAGGTAAGGTGATCGATATAGACTGTTTTGGTGCCTATACAAAGCTAAACAATAAATATTTCGAGAAAAAAGTAAGAAGCTCTAGAGAAAAATTTGGCGTTAAAGGTTTTAAAACTTCAGACATGATTAAAGGGATGCAAAAAAACTTTTCTGAAAATATACAAGGCTTATATATTTTACTAAGCGACCAATCTCCACAACCACACAAAACCTATTATTGGAGAAACTTTTTTAATGTAAAAGTACCTGTGCATACGGGTGCAGAAATGCTTTCTAAAAGATTTGATTTAGTGGTAATAAACTATGTTAGCAAAAAAGTAAAAAGAGGCTATTACGAAACCACATTTCAATTAATTACCGATACTCCAAAAAGTTTTGATAACTACCAAATTACCGATAAATATACCTCTCTTACAGAAAAAAATATTTTAGCGCAACCAGCATTCTATTTATGGTCTCACAAACGCTTTAAACATAGAGATAAAGTACCAAAAGAGTTCTTATAA
- a CDS encoding PAS domain-containing protein has translation MKKEEVDILKRALEREKKARKEAEKILETKSLELYNTTLALKKTNQQLEKNIYENQSQIKGFFKSFNDAFVQIDIHGNVKNMNNNASALFEYDLSKESLNVVDVIYKEDFDYAMKSFKELLAKGYFSNYTARIITKSKQIK, from the coding sequence GTGAAAAAAGAAGAAGTTGACATATTAAAACGTGCTTTAGAGAGAGAAAAAAAAGCTCGAAAAGAAGCTGAAAAGATTTTAGAAACAAAATCTTTAGAGCTTTATAATACTACGTTGGCGTTAAAAAAAACCAATCAACAATTAGAAAAAAATATTTATGAGAATCAATCTCAAATAAAAGGTTTTTTTAAAAGTTTTAATGATGCTTTTGTACAAATAGACATTCATGGAAATGTAAAAAACATGAATAACAATGCTAGTGCTTTATTTGAATATGATTTAAGTAAAGAGTCTCTTAATGTAGTAGATGTAATTTATAAAGAAGATTTTGACTATGCAATGAAATCTTTTAAAGAACTTTTGGCAAAAGGTTATTTTTCTAATTATACAGCAAGAATTATTACCAAGAGTAAGCAAATTAAATAG
- a CDS encoding peptidoglycan-binding domain-containing protein produces the protein MKQLIILLLLIILTVVGFGQYNTYQRFTAKNSAYVTSKKLDFNYYNQAIVLDYFEAVEDLNSFVTLQWTVNDIDVRAPENDAPETVAAQKVYAKKLAAIKFYESKLENAATLKDKGFDNEKIKFLHESGSDSDSFQKKEANSRIKQLFNPNKVLKYGEKNPLIFEVQKKLIANGYDILLDGILKKETMTAIKHFEEKNNLFADGTLDLLTLDVLFR, from the coding sequence ATGAAACAATTAATAATTTTATTATTACTAATAATTTTAACAGTAGTTGGTTTCGGCCAATACAATACATATCAAAGGTTTACAGCCAAAAACAGTGCCTATGTAACTTCAAAAAAATTAGATTTTAATTATTATAATCAAGCTATTGTTTTAGACTATTTTGAAGCAGTTGAAGATTTAAATAGCTTTGTAACACTACAATGGACGGTAAATGATATTGATGTAAGAGCTCCAGAAAATGACGCTCCGGAAACAGTTGCTGCGCAAAAAGTATATGCAAAAAAACTTGCAGCAATAAAGTTTTACGAATCGAAATTAGAAAATGCTGCTACTCTTAAAGATAAGGGCTTTGATAATGAAAAAATTAAGTTTTTACACGAAAGTGGTTCAGATTCGGATTCTTTCCAAAAAAAGGAAGCAAACAGCAGGATAAAACAACTTTTTAACCCTAACAAAGTTTTAAAATACGGAGAAAAAAATCCGCTAATTTTTGAAGTACAAAAAAAATTAATTGCCAACGGGTATGACATACTTTTAGATGGTATTCTTAAAAAAGAAACCATGACAGCCATAAAGCATTTTGAAGAAAAAAATAATCTATTTGCAGACGGAACACTAGATTTACTTACACTAGATGTGCTTTTTAGGTAA
- a CDS encoding heme NO-binding domain-containing protein has product MKGIIFREFLESIELNYSLSVLDTVISKANLPSGAAYTTVGTYSFSEMLLLLNSLSSTTGKSIDDLLLSFGHHFFGVVKRDYSSLLKSYKNALDMISSVESHIHIEVRKIYPDAELPHFKILESSDNRLTMLYSSSRAMHYFGLG; this is encoded by the coding sequence GTGAAAGGAATCATATTTAGAGAATTTTTAGAATCTATAGAACTTAACTATAGTCTTTCTGTTTTAGATACAGTAATTAGCAAAGCAAATTTACCGTCTGGCGCAGCTTACACTACTGTTGGTACCTATAGTTTTTCTGAAATGTTATTACTTTTAAATAGCCTGAGTAGCACTACAGGAAAATCGATAGATGATTTATTGTTAAGCTTCGGGCATCATTTTTTTGGTGTAGTTAAAAGAGATTACAGCTCGCTTCTAAAAAGTTATAAGAATGCCTTAGATATGATTTCATCCGTAGAAAGTCATATTCATATAGAGGTTAGAAAAATTTATCCGGATGCAGAACTTCCTCATTTTAAAATTCTTGAATCATCAGATAACCGTTTAACAATGTTGTATAGTTCTAGTAGGGCAATGCATTATTTTGGTTTAGGTTAG
- a CDS encoding aminotransferase class V-fold PLP-dependent enzyme — MNLERYFSQFRENIVGVDQVFTSPFGEKKIIYTDWTASGRLYRPIEEKLLHKFGPFVANTHTETTTSGAAMTLAYHEARKIIKKHVNANENDVLITAGSGMTGVVNKFQRILGLKVSESLRNYTTIPGALKPIVFISHMEHHSNQTSWLETIADVVVVPCDDDGLLCLKSFEKCIQKHEYRAVKIASITSCSNVTGIKTNYHEVAKLIHKYNGLCFVDFACCAPYVPINMHPSEPDEYLDAIFFSPHKFLGGPGAAGVLVFNKNLYKNTIPDNPGGGTVSYTNPWGHHDYFEDVETREDGGTPAFLQTIKIALAIQLKEQMGTDKIKEREDEINKVVFETLESLEGVHILAPKQKNRLSIFSFYFEKYHFNLVVKLLNDRFGIQTRGGCSCAGTYGHFLLNVDEETSHKIKDEILQGCNTKKPGWVRLSLHPTVSSEELHFICNSLKELANNIESWSKDYVYHPVKNDYTHKTIAPIEQSLVKDWFEL; from the coding sequence ATGAATTTAGAGCGTTATTTCAGTCAGTTTAGAGAAAATATAGTGGGTGTAGACCAAGTTTTTACATCACCTTTTGGAGAAAAAAAAATTATATATACAGATTGGACAGCTAGCGGACGATTATATCGTCCGATAGAAGAAAAATTGTTGCATAAATTCGGACCATTTGTTGCCAATACTCATACAGAAACCACTACGTCTGGTGCGGCAATGACATTGGCATATCATGAAGCTCGAAAAATTATAAAAAAGCATGTAAATGCCAATGAAAATGATGTGCTAATTACAGCAGGATCTGGCATGACAGGTGTAGTTAATAAGTTTCAAAGAATTTTAGGACTCAAAGTTTCTGAAAGTTTACGAAATTATACGACTATTCCGGGAGCTCTAAAACCTATTGTTTTTATTTCACACATGGAGCATCACTCTAATCAAACATCGTGGTTAGAGACTATTGCAGATGTTGTAGTAGTTCCTTGTGATGATGATGGTTTGTTGTGTTTAAAAAGCTTCGAAAAATGCATTCAAAAACACGAATATAGAGCCGTAAAAATTGCTTCAATTACCTCTTGTTCTAATGTTACTGGTATTAAAACCAATTACCACGAAGTAGCAAAATTAATTCATAAATACAACGGATTGTGTTTTGTAGATTTTGCTTGTTGTGCTCCTTATGTACCTATAAATATGCATCCGTCGGAGCCCGACGAATATTTGGATGCTATTTTTTTCTCGCCTCACAAATTTTTAGGAGGTCCTGGCGCAGCGGGAGTTTTAGTATTTAATAAAAACTTATACAAAAATACCATTCCAGATAATCCTGGTGGCGGTACGGTTAGTTACACAAACCCTTGGGGACATCACGATTATTTTGAAGATGTAGAAACTAGAGAAGATGGCGGAACTCCGGCTTTTTTGCAAACGATAAAAATTGCCCTGGCAATTCAGCTAAAGGAGCAAATGGGAACTGATAAAATTAAAGAAAGAGAAGATGAAATTAACAAGGTAGTTTTCGAAACTTTAGAGAGTTTAGAAGGTGTACATATTTTAGCGCCTAAGCAAAAAAATAGATTGAGTATTTTTTCGTTCTATTTCGAAAAATATCATTTCAATTTGGTGGTTAAACTTCTAAACGATCGTTTTGGTATTCAAACCAGAGGTGGCTGTTCTTGTGCAGGAACTTATGGTCATTTTTTATTAAATGTAGATGAAGAAACTTCTCATAAAATAAAAGATGAAATATTGCAAGGCTGCAATACAAAAAAACCGGGCTGGGTAAGACTTTCTTTACACCCAACAGTAAGTTCAGAAGAACTACATTTTATTTGCAATTCCCTTAAAGAGTTGGCAAATAATATAGAAAGTTGGTCTAAAGATTATGTTTATCATCCCGTAAAAAACGATTATACACATAAAACAATAGCACCAATAGAGCAAAGTTTGGTAAAAGATTGGTTCGAATTATAA
- a CDS encoding glycoside hydrolase family 2 TIM barrel-domain containing protein: MSCKYEQRKDVISVSGRKILLNNQPYLIQGICYHPVPKGTNKRDFGNIDEDLNLMTEAGINTIRVYEPIDDWQVLDKIDAAGIKVIIGFGYNQGGKNDILSGTFIDYVKKYKSHNAILMWELGNEYNYHPEWFNNDIKTWYKAMNDAANLIHKNDTNHLTTTAHGELPDSLALSMGKNIDVWGMNVYRWDNPDKIYKQWEEVSTKPMYLSEGGGDSYMLIAKAGYEKGVNELAQADANYKILKSVFSNDDVCSGITLFSFTDGWWKAGNNNQQDIGGWAPNSSGVPYDGSPNEEFWGIVDIDRKKKKTFEIVKKMYNK; the protein is encoded by the coding sequence ATGTCATGTAAATATGAGCAAAGAAAAGATGTTATTAGTGTTTCGGGCAGAAAAATTTTACTGAACAATCAACCGTATCTAATTCAGGGAATTTGTTATCATCCTGTGCCAAAAGGTACTAATAAAAGAGATTTCGGAAATATAGACGAAGATTTAAATTTAATGACAGAGGCAGGAATTAATACAATTCGTGTTTATGAGCCTATTGATGATTGGCAGGTTTTAGATAAAATTGATGCTGCAGGTATTAAAGTAATTATCGGTTTTGGATACAATCAAGGAGGTAAAAATGATATTCTATCAGGAACTTTTATCGATTATGTTAAGAAATACAAAAGTCATAATGCCATTTTAATGTGGGAGTTAGGCAATGAGTACAATTATCATCCGGAGTGGTTTAATAATGATATTAAAACTTGGTATAAAGCAATGAATGATGCTGCTAATTTAATTCATAAAAACGATACAAATCACCTAACTACAACAGCACACGGAGAATTACCAGATTCACTAGCATTAAGCATGGGCAAAAATATTGACGTTTGGGGAATGAACGTTTACAGATGGGACAATCCCGATAAAATTTACAAACAATGGGAGGAAGTTAGTACAAAACCGATGTATTTATCCGAAGGAGGTGGAGACAGTTATATGTTGATAGCAAAGGCAGGTTACGAAAAAGGAGTAAATGAACTTGCACAAGCAGATGCGAATTATAAGATTTTAAAAAGTGTTTTTTCTAATGATGATGTTTGCAGTGGTATTACCCTCTTTTCATTTACCGATGGATGGTGGAAAGCAGGCAATAATAACCAGCAAGATATTGGTGGTTGGGCACCAAATAGTTCTGGTGTTCCTTATGATGGATCACCAAATGAAGAGTTTTGGGGAATTGTAGATATTGATAGGAAAAAGAAAAAAACGTTTGAAATAGTAAAAAAAATGTATAACAAGTAA